The window CGATGGCCGCGATCTCCACCGGATTGCCGTCGGCGTCGTTGACCTTGAGCCCGTTGGTCTCGAAGTTGCGCACCCGCACCGACACCCGCCGGTGGGTGCTCAAGGGCACCGTCCAGACCAGGCCGGTGCGCCGGATGGTGCCGATGTAGCGGCCGAAGAACTGCACGACGCGGGTCTCGCCGGGGGCCACCACCACCAGTGGCGACGCGGTGACCAGTGCCAGCACGACGAACACCGCACCGCCCAGGATGCCGGGGAGCCCGTGCCCGCCGCGGTTGCCGGTCACGATCCCCGACGCCAGCAGCCAACCGCCGATGCCGAGCATCGCCAGCGCGACGAGCAGGGCGAGGAAGCCGCTCACCGCCCAGGCCCGACTCTCGGTCACCTCGACCCGGGTTCCGTCATGGCCGACCGGGGCGGTGGCGGGTGGTTCGGCGATGGGGTCCCTGGTGACGTGGGTCGTGGGATCGAGGTGCACCATGACGGCCTCCTGTCGGTCGGCGGACGCTGAAGTGATATCTATGTGATATCACTTTGATCCGCCGTCCGCCACCGGGCCGGGGTCAGCGGGCCGCCCATGCCTCCGTCCCGGTGCGGACCGGCCGACCGGTGCGCACCGCCTCGTCGACGGCGAGCGCGACCAGCTGGTCCTGGCACGCCTCGGCCAGGGAGTAGGGGCCAGGTCCGTCACCCACCGCCCAGCGGGCGCTGTCCCGCAGGACGGTGGCGATGGCGATCTCCTCGTCCATCCAGCGCTGCCCCAGGAACGGATTGCGCCACAGCACCTGTCCGTCGAAGGACAGGTGTTCGGTGTCGTGCCCGTCGAGGTTGAGGTCCTGACCGAGCTGTGACCGGGAGATCGACGAGTGCAGGACGGTCCGCGGCGCGGCCAGCCGGACCACCGTGTCGTCGGCGAGTTCGCCGGCACTGCCGCGGACGACCACCCGGCGCAGACGCAGCCGGTTGTGCCACTGGTTGTCGGTGAAGTCGTACAGGCCCGAGCGGCCGTCACCGAAGTCGACGGTGGCCAGGGTGGTCCCGGCGGGGCGGGGTCGCGGGTCATCGGTCCATCCCGCCCGGTTCAGCGGATCGACCAGCGGCGCGGTGAAACGGACGCCCCGCACCTCGGTCGGCCCGGTGCCGACGCCCAGGAACCCACGCATCATTGCGACGGCGTGGTAGTCGTGCGTGGACGAGACCTGCACCGAGGTGGGTTCGCCGATCGTGCCGCGGCGGACGAGCTCCCGGCGGGCGGCGTGACCCGGCATCATCAGGTACTGCTCGGCGACCTGGACGCCGCGGGTGGCACCGACGGCGGACCACAGGGCGCGGAGTCCGTGCAGGTCGGGCGCCGGCGGCGTCTCGCACAGCACCTTGACCCCGGACAGCGCGAGATCCTCGACCACCGCGGCGTTCTCGGACTTGCCCACACAGACGACGACCAACGCGGGCCGCTCGTGGCGGACCAGCGCGGCGGGCGACAGATGGGCGGGGACGCCCCACCGGGCGGTGGCGGCGGTCGCCGCGTCCGGCCGGCGGGCGGCGATGCCGACCGTGCGGAGGTCGGGCAGGGCGGCGGCGATGCGGAGGAAGAACTCCGCCCGCCACCCCGTCCCGACCACTCCCAGGGTCACCGGTCCGCTCATGGCACCTCTTCCGCGTCGGGGACGCGCCGAACGGTACCGGCGGCCGGCGAGGCCAGGTCAGCCGGTGACGCGCTTGA is drawn from Nakamurella deserti and contains these coding sequences:
- a CDS encoding Gfo/Idh/MocA family protein, producing MSGPVTLGVVGTGWRAEFFLRIAAALPDLRTVGIAARRPDAATAATARWGVPAHLSPAALVRHERPALVVVCVGKSENAAVVEDLALSGVKVLCETPPAPDLHGLRALWSAVGATRGVQVAEQYLMMPGHAARRELVRRGTIGEPTSVQVSSTHDYHAVAMMRGFLGVGTGPTEVRGVRFTAPLVDPLNRAGWTDDPRPRPAGTTLATVDFGDGRSGLYDFTDNQWHNRLRLRRVVVRGSAGELADDTVVRLAAPRTVLHSSISRSQLGQDLNLDGHDTEHLSFDGQVLWRNPFLGQRWMDEEIAIATVLRDSARWAVGDGPGPYSLAEACQDQLVALAVDEAVRTGRPVRTGTEAWAAR